From one Xyrauchen texanus isolate HMW12.3.18 chromosome 17, RBS_HiC_50CHRs, whole genome shotgun sequence genomic stretch:
- the LOC127657792 gene encoding transmembrane protein 176A-like yields the protein MSLTMAQGEGVTVLTIRSNPKSKWPVLCQILGVMCYSPVCFVSQDMTGKLKNAQTALGIVQILVGVINIVVGIFLASLDIFNDLMETKAPIWIGSVFLLVGIVCVLAAKFPSSCLLVIAMILSIVSAALAITAVALCSVDLAMGMNVNCYYYSNYRYNETPSPEQGIETERCLYYKNLNQMILGGLDIMMIIFSVLLLCVTISFCVLTGKALCKKGGDAKSVEDLQIHKPLLEEVTANPA from the exons ATGTCTTTGACAATGGCTCAGGGTGAGGGGGTGACTGTCCTCACCATCAGATCAAATCCAAAAAGCAAATGGCCCGTTCTGTGTCAGATTCTGGGTGTCATGTGCTACAGTCCAGTGTGTTTTGTATCTCAAGATATGACAGGGAAGTTGAAGAACGCACAGACAGCTCTTGGG ATTGTGCAGATACTAGTTGGAGTCATCAATATCGTGGTGGGGATTTTCCTTGCAAGCCTCGATATATTTAATGATCTCATGGAGACTAAAGCTCCTATTTGGATCGGTAGTGTG TTCCTTCTAGTTGGTATCGTGTGTGTTCTCGCAGCCAAGTTTCCCAGTTCTTGTCTT CTGGTCATTGCAATGATCCTGAGCATAGTCAGTGCTGCACTGGCCATCACAGCTGTTGCACTCTGTTCAGTGGACCTGGCAATGGGAATGAATGTAAACTGTTACTATTATTCAAATTATAGATACAATGAAACACCTTCCCCTGAACAGGGGATTGAAACGGAGAGGTGTCTGTACTACAAAAATCTGAATCAG ATGATCCTCGGAGGACTAGATATCATGATGATTATTTTTTCAGTCCTTCTGCTCTGTGTGACTATCAGTTTCTGCGTTTTGACTGGAAAAGCTTTATGCAAGAAGGGTGGGGATGCAAAG TCTGTGGAGGACCTGCAAATTCACAAGCCACTCCTGGAAGAGGTCACTGCCAATCCTGCATGA
- the LOC127657787 gene encoding protein rapunzel-like isoform X2: MAEQLQKLVAQKKDVVETVMEVFEQGAEVVASIAGDLFPVFSIAAPIVKLVLDNVESKEAVYMKDQFQKVRDHLEVVSEEIQQINEEIKKSGVDATYFSVEENMTNQFRKFMDVLNAKPKFREVRKNDFLKHFARADGDKNLHVLYNAVTGDNFSGESVLVIILNYEQKSRRVVEDFCARLKKLFCIGLIAFLGYTTLKGDDDEKVLQVWSENMKVVQAKMNVVIEDCINSFPTQAELDSKRIVRDHSDKSNQQLADMIVEHLKKKYDWVCWAVRIFNSPTGLFTSKKDFQCLVGKSRFQVQASDEKLNVVISYSSSPEPIDKARIQSLILEQKNPKVIAVAEQLFETIPLCVVHTVKTSCKDMGFSCSFSDELHFFEEFKDFYVFLHSA, encoded by the coding sequence ATGGCCGAGCAGCTACAAAAGCTTGTTGCACAGAAGAAGGATGTTGTCGAGACTGTCATGGAAGTGTTTGAGCAGGGCGCAGAAGTGGTGGCCAGCATTGCTGGAGATTTGTTCCCTGTTTTCTCGATCGCAGCTCCTATTGTGAAGCTGGTGTTGGATAACGTGGAAAGTAAAGAGGCTGTGTACATGAAGGACCAATTCCAGAAGGTACGAGATCACCTGGAAGTCGTCTCTGAGGAGATCCAACAGATTAATGAAGAGATCAAGAAAAGTGGGGTAGATGCCACCTATTTCTCCGTAGAGGAGAACATGACCAACCAGTTCCGCAAATTTATGGATGTCCTTAATGCGAAGCCTAAATTCAGAGAAGTCAGGAAGAATGACTTTCTGAAGCACTTCGCTAGGGCTGACGGTGACAAAAACTTGCACGTTCTGTATAATGCCGTAACGGGAGATAACTTTTCTGGAGAGTCTGTGCTGGTGATCATTCTGAATTATGAGCAGAAAAGCCGCAGGGTGGTTGAGGACTTCTGCGCTAGACTGAAGAAACTGTTTTGCATTGGTTTGATCGCCTTTCTTGGTTACACAACACTGAAAGGCGATGATGACGAGAAGGTGCTTCAAGTGTGGAGTGAAAACATGAAAGTAGTCCAGGCTAAAATGAACGTCGTTATTGAAGACTGCATCAACAGCTTCCCGACACAGGCCGAGCTGGATTCGAAACGTATCGTTAGAGACCACAGTGACAAGAGCAACCAGCAACTTGCTGACATGATAGTGGAACACCTGAAAAAGAAGTACGACTGGGTGTGCTGGGCAGTCCGCATCTTTAACTCGCCCACTGGCCTGTTCACCAGCAAGAAAGACTTCCAGTGTTTGGTTGGAAAGAGTCGGTTTCAGGTGCAGGCGTCGGATGAGAAGCTAAATGTTGTGATCTCCTACAGCTCCTCACCTGAACCCATAGATAAAGCCCGGATACAGAGCCTGATCTTGGAACAGAAGAATCCCAAGGTGATAGCAGTGGCGGAGCAGCTTTTTGAGACAATTCCACTCTGCGTGGTCCACACAGTCAAGACCTCATGCAAAGACATGGGCTTCTCCTGTAGCTTTTCTGACGAGCTGCACTTCTTTGAAGAGTTTAAGGACTTCTATGTCTTTCTGCATTCTGCTTAA